GCGACGCAGGGATCGGGCTTCCCGCTTTGCTGTTCGTTCGGAACGCACTTGTTGTGCACGATGTTCCAAAGCGCATTCGGGTCGGCTTGTCCGGCACCGACGCCACTCAGGACAAGCACCGCGCTTAGCAACAAGGCCGCGCACATCCGAGCCATGGGTCTTCGCAGTGTCGCCGATACCGCCATGGAGTGCGTCCTTCCTAAGGGAGATGGACCGTCTCGCGAAAAGTTGGCCGCCACTTGCCATCGGTCCTGTTCGCGGCACAGGGTCATCTGGAATGTGCTTTTGAGTGGCCCGCGCCCTACGCTCTCGGAACTTGCAACGGCGTGACGAACGCTTCGCGGATCCAAACGTTCGGCCCGGTGGCGAGGACGGCCCGGACCACTCCCGCGACGTCCTCGGGCCGCAGCGCCCAGTCCCGCCGCGCGGTACTCTCCGAGAATCTCGTCTGCACAGATCCGGGCTCGACCACGCTCACCTTCACGCCTCTCCCCCGGACCTCGAGCCCGACCGACTCGGTAAACCCGATGAGACCAAACTTTGAAGTGGAGTACGCCGCGTTCTCGGCCATCCCGAGGCGCCCCGCCCCGGAGGCGATGTTGACGATGTGCCCGCGCCGCTGGGCCAGCATCACGGGCAGCGCCGCCCGGGTAAAGAGAAAGACGCCCGTCAGATTGACCTCCATGAGCCGCCGCCAAGCGTCGACCGACATCTCGTGAGTCGGTCCGTGCCAGCCGATGCCGGCGTTGTTCACGAGAGCGTCGAGCCGGCCTCCCCACTCTTGCGCACGGGCCACCGCAGCTGCTGCGGTGGCCTCGTCAGTGACGTCGCCGGCAACCACGGTCGCCCTATCCCCGCCGATCTCCTGCGCGGCCAGTGCGAGATCGGCTCTCGTCCGTGCCACCAGCACGAGCCGCGCGCCCGCCG
The nucleotide sequence above comes from bacterium. Encoded proteins:
- a CDS encoding SDR family oxidoreductase; its protein translation is MDGELSGQVVIVTGAGRGIGRAVAAELAAAGARLVLVARTRADLALAAQEIGGDRATVVAGDVTDEATAAAAVARAQEWGGRLDALVNNAGIGWHGPTHEMSVDAWRRLMEVNLTGVFLFTRAALPVMLAQRRGHIVNIASGAGRLGMAENAAYSTSKFGLIGFTESVGLEVRGRGVKVSVVEPGSVQTRFSESTARRDWALRPEDVAGVVRAVLATGPNVWIREAFVTPLQVPRA